AATGATCGGTTAGCTTCTGGGAACCTGCAGACATTTCCGGCGTCATCGAGATCATCCTTCGGATGTATCTCTTCTCGACCCAGCCTCGTTTAGCCATAGGCTTCTTCAGAACCGGGAACGAGCCGAAGATCACGAAAACTTTGTGCTCGTTCACCGCCTTCGTCAGCATCGATAGAATGAAGCTGATTTTCGCTTGGTCGCTGGTCAGAAGCTTTAAATAATCCTTCAACACGATCCTGCCGTGGTTGTTCTCTTCCTCTTTGTTCGTCTCGTCGAGGAGATCATTCAGATCCTCGCGGTTGCAGAGGATTTCCGCATTTGCAGTTTTCACTGGTGCAGGATCCAAGATCGTTGATGGATTCATCCTCGAATTGGAGACTCGGAGAAATAGCTGCGACTTCGTTTCGGCTTCTAGCGCGGACCTTGGATATATCTGCCGGAAAACGTAGACTACAGATACTTATTTAGACGAATCGATCATTTCTACCGTACCTGCCAACCTTCGCTGTGTTTTCTAATCATGCAGTCGTCGGAAATAAACGTGATTTGCCATTTTCGCGTGCTAATTATGTTCGTGTCGTTCCGATTTTGTATTTCGTATTCTTTGTTCTTGGATCTTGTGATTTCCTCAGGGACGAATGCGATTCCATGGTTAGGATAGACTTGTTCCGTGCATTCTTTATTTTCCAAAGAATTCGTAGAACTTTCTCGATGTAACATggtgcattttagtgaccgacAACGGGTTCATGTGTTTTAGCATGTTTTATTCATTGAAGTCTTTCTTCACGTGCAAATTTTACATAGTTCTCCGCGAAAAGTGACGTCGCCGATGCAAATGTTCCGAGGATCGATGAATCGCGTTTCGATACTGTTATACATTCACAACACAGAGTGAAAATGAAGCTAGGTCACGTGTCGCTATTCTTTCAGAGAGCCTTGTTCCCCCCATTTCCAACAGGTTCTATACTTTGTCATCGCCCTCTGCATCGACTGGTCCAAATGTTTCTCCAACTTCGAACTCTGAAAGAACGGCCTGTGTACCAGTACCTGTTCCATATCGTTTGGAATTGCTCTGAATCGTTTGCCTCGCTCTCTATCAATGATCTCATCTATAAGATTCGTCTTTGCTACTTTGTTGCTCGGCTCGATGCACGGTTTAGACTCCGTGGTCATTTTCGTCTCGTTCATCGTACGAATCATCTCTTCGATGGACTTCAACAAACGTTTGTTCCTAACGATTCTATCTTCGATCGCGCTCTCGCAATTTCTAATTGCATCTCCTGTTGGTTCAGGGAACTTTTCTGAAACGAGATCATTTCGTTATCGTAGATAAATTTGATCCTCCTTAAGATGTTCTACCTGGAATAACACGCGCAAACTCGGGACCCTGCTTCTCAGACATAGCACTGTGTTGTCTAATCTCCGGACAATTTTTCTTCAAACAGGTGTTCCTCTTGATCACTCGTGGCAGCTTCGCGGGACCGCATCCGGTTCCTTCTCGTATCCATCGTTTCCTCGGTGCGGGATTGGTGCAAACCGGTGCACAGAACCTTACTCTTGGTGCATCGCACGGTTTCGGACTCCTAGATTTGTTCTTATCGATCACGGATTGTTCGGAAGCTCTCAGGAACTTGCGCGACGATTTTTCGATAGGTTGAACGATATGAGGATCATCCGGCTCGCTGTCCGAGTCCGTGTAGGTGTCCGACGACAGCGAGTGTGCGTTCGAAGGCTGCCAGTTGCAATTTTCTCTTAGAACGATACCTTAACCTACAGACATTTACGTACCTTGAATTTAGATTGTCGGAAGAAGGTGCAGTAGAAGCTGTCCTTGTCGGTGGGAGCGCGATCAATCTCCATGCCTGTCGAGTCGGCCTCGTAAACACACCTTGGGTAGTTTGAAGAAGAATCTACGCACTCCATTCCACGTGATCGGCAGAGACAGGAGGAACGTGCAGCGTTTAATCTTTTCGCAGTTCACCATGAGAAAGGGAGAGATTTGTGGAGAATCGTGGCCTCCATTTGCCTGACTGTCACTCGGAGAATTTTGCCTTTTGAGAGGTTGCCATTTGACGGTGAATTTGGTACGCGCCGAGACCTAATCCATGTGTAAAAGTCGATAGGGCTTTGTTTCGACGGCTTGTACGGGGTGGTCGTATCAACAGAAAAATACACGGATCGATAGGACAGTTCTTTATTGACTATGTTTAGCGGTACGGTCGAAATATAGACTTCTAGAACGGATCAACAGTGGTCGGGAGCAACAGATAACGAGTGCAGATCACAAAGATTTTGTTACAATTATTTTGTCAGCCTCAGGCCGACCGCGTACATGTCCGTGATGTCGGTCAGCACCTTGTTCTTCCTCTGGTGAACATGCTTCTTCGGGACTACGCTACGATTCTTGTTCTTCCCTGTAGCAACTTCGTTTGCCTTGTTCGTCGACTGCAAAGACGGCAATGCTGGAACGTCCGACGGGTTGGCAGCCAGGGCGGCGCTTTTTTTGTACTTTTTGATAGCGTCTCGCACCACCGACTTGATCATCTAAACAATGAATAGCACATTTAAGACAAAGCTACCAAAAACCACGGAACCGTCCAAACCTTCTCTTGATTCCCTTTGGCAGGCTTGTCGCTCTTCGGTGTCAGCTTCATCGGCTGTTTCTGGAAGCCCATGATCTTCGAGATCAATGTTTGCCTGGCAGGGGAcccttcgatcttgttattcgtCGTTCCGGTGAACGCCCTCGACTTCCTTGGCGTCCGAGACGGTGCTCTCTGGCTGCTGCTAGTCTGCTCCATTATTCTTCCATTCTGTGTAAAGCAACGATCATGAGAATGTTCGAACAACTATCTTTTTCTTACGTTTACCTGAACCGCTACAACCGATTTCGTCTTAGCGTTAGGTCTGACACTCGTGGGAGCGCTTTTCACGGTCGACTCCTGCTTATCTACCAGTACGGTAGTCTTCAAAGGTTTCGGAACCGCGGTAGCTGGCAGTGCTTGTCTGAATTTAGGCGAGTCCACCTTGTAGTAGGCGTAGAACTCCTGATCCAGTTGGATCTCCAACTCCTCGATCAGATCGACGATCACTGGACCGATCTGCGTGTGCATCGTTGACTTCTTCTTCGTCAGACACGTCTGGGAATGCATGTGATCCATGTACCTGCTAGAACTTCGTCTCTATCTTAGTACCCACCATCGGTGACTTGGACGAGAGGCTGACTTTCGACTCCTGACTGCAGCAATTCGACTTCTTCTCGAACGACGTGATACGAGTACCCTGCAGAGACAACGCTGCGCCCAAGTATGGCTGACAACTGGGCATCCTTTGCCTGTAAGCCAGCTCGAATTCCCCCGTGTGCGCGTTCTTGTCCTCTCGGAAATCGATCACCACTGCGGAACCATAATTTTACCCGGGAAATCATACATTTACCAACGCAGTGGAGAAAGCAGAATGACTCGAGCACCTTTCACAGTGTCCTCCAAAACCTGCCTGCAAAGGCGAGTGGTCACTTTGCTCGAGTAGCTCATGTCCGGATGGCTGTTGATCTCGATCAGCCAGACGGAGAAGTCCTCCATGACCATGAAGTCCGCGCCGTAGAGCTCGAAGCTGTTTTTCCGGCGATCCATTGCTTCCTGACTGGCCAACAGAGATCCCACCAAACCCTGCTTCATCCCCGGGTATATCATCTCGTCCCACGCTTTGTCGTGTCCCTGGGACCTGTCGAAGTTTCGATGAATCGCTAACTCGAATTTGGAAACCTCGAACGATCGAAGGGGATCATACTTGAGGAACTCTTTGAAGGTGGTCGCGTCCCACATGTTGTCCGAGGGCAACGCAGGATCCCTGTCGCCGCAATTCGTGTACTTGCACTGGATCGCGTGATTGCACAGGTGGATCGATTCGTGGAAGTTCGTCAGGCAGAATTTCTGCGAGCAGAACCGCAGATAGCTCTCCCTGCAACGAAACATCGCGATAGTGCATACCGGGTAGATACGTCGACCGTGATCCCGGGTCATGAACGCGTCATCGGGACACAGTCGAcgcgttgcgtcgcgtcggccCGAGCATGTACACGAACTGGGTTAGAAGGATCAATTTCGTAAGGGAGGGAGGGGGGGGCGAGCTTGTAACCGGTAATTGACTGCGGGTGGCCGTGGCCATCCTAAATATAGGATAAAACTCGGGCATCTTCGTCGATTACGTACCGACCGTGAATATAGATTCGCGATAATTATGACGAATGCGAGTTCTGTACCAATTAAACGGCCTACGAATTTACGAGGCACGAAAGCAGCCGGTGCACCTTGCACGCGTCTGTACCGATAAGTCGGGATTTACTTGTATATCCAAAGAGTTAGGGGTTGAGCGCAGGTGACGATGAACCACTGCCTGATGTCGAACTTCGTGCTATGAATTAGCAATGGCCGTTCTGCGAAAACAGAGTTCCACCCATTAGCACGGTTTTATTCGAATCTATCGATCGGCAGGGTTTAAAATAGCGATTACCGATGTACTTCTGCACGACGTAGCGCGTGTCCGTTTTGTTCGAAGGGTTCATCTTGGCCATAACATCCTCCAGCTTGTTCAACAGCGTGATCCCTCGGCCCCGACTTTTGTTCCCCGGCTTCATGATCCACACGTTCATCACGCCGTCCATGTCCATCTGGGGACAGTACTTCCTCATCTTCTTCAAGATGTGTTTCGCCGCAAGGAAAAATTTCTGTTCGCATCGTTCGATGTTAATGCAACTCTTGGCGACTCGCTGGGTCTGCTAGAGACCGCTTACTTGAAATGGCACGCTGTTCCGTATGAAAAGCGATTGGCCGTGGACGATCTGATAGTACCAGCTGATAAACTGGTCCCACTGATGCGCCCACACCCTCTCCGTCTCCTGATCGATGTCCTCGTGGGACTGCGCGCTGATGTAATCGCTGCACCGCTTGATCGCGAACTCCAGGGCCTTTAATGGCACCGTGCCCGTCGGCGAACGAACCGCGTTCTCGCCTTCCGCGTTGATCTTGTCCACCAGCCATTTCAGCAGGCTCAGACAGGCCGTGAATCTACCAAACAATGCAACGTCATTCCTTTAAACTCGATTGCACTGTGAAATCAAAATCCAGCGGTCATAGAAATTTTGGGATTCCCGAATACATATTAAGGAATCTCGAGTATATTTGAGAAGACCCGCCCCAATTCTTTGCCTTTGAAGGATCGACGACGACTTCCTCCGATTTCCACGATAGCTAGGGTCAGCGAACCCCGGCGATCATCTAAGTTTCAAGATAGCGTGTATCGGTGCATTGCGAATATAAAGGAGACTGCTTTAAGAAGCGGAGTCTCGTTCTATCGATAAGCAAGGGAGATTGATCATCGCGATACGCGAAACAGGAGAAACGGGAGACAGGAACACGAGGTTTCCGCTGCTCACCGGAAATCCTCGATGAACGCGTGCATCTGGTCGCCCTGGCACAGGTTGTAGCAGCGGGGGAATAGGGTGTTGGCAACCCCGGCCTCGTAATACCAGTGCATCTGTCTGACGTTCGAGCACAGGCCGACCTAAGGCGATCGAGTCTCTTAGGAAGCATGTATTATTCTCGTCCGATGCGCTAACGTCGCGGGAACGGTGGGATTCGAGCTAGAACACCGTTCAGATACCTTCGACGTGAATCCTGCCCGGCAGTATCTGTTAAAGATGGTGGTCTTGTTGTCCTGGGACGGCCAACCGGGCCACTCCGATCCTGTGTTCCACAGAAAATCGACCGTGTGGTTGCTGAGCATCCTCGAGATCAGCTGCCGTTCGCTCTGATGGTCCTTCAAGTCGCCGATACCGGCCAGCATCACCACGGGACTCGAGTTCACGGTGAAATGATCGGCTGGAAAAGATCGATATTGTCGACGAGTCCGGATCTAGCGTTAGATCAAGCAACGATCTATACCGGTGgggttttttcgaaagaatttCTCGCACCAGCCCCTCTTCAGCAAGCACTCACGGATCACCCGAGCCCTCCCGTAGATCATGAACGTGTGGTGAGCGGCTATGGCATCCTTAACCATCTCCTTGATGCGCATGAAGCGCTCGTGAAGTGTCGGCGGCAGCTCTGTGGGGATCTGGACGGTCTCTGCACGAGAAATATGGAAATGAAAGCACAGAGAACATCGGAGAAGGAGATCAGAAGGCTACCTTCCCCTTTATCGCCAGTTGCATCGCCGGAATCGTTGACCACCCTCGGCTCTGGCTCGACAGGGTCCTCCTCTACGGCCTCCGTTTCATTCTTCTCCGCTTTCTCCGGGCTGGCCAGCTCCAGATTCGACGGCGCCTCATCGTTCGCATTCATGTAGTGCACTTGCGAGTACGCGACTCCTTCTGCGCTGATGCACTCGATCGGTCTCTAGGTTCGCTTCATTGCAACGCGCTTCGCCGGAGGAAGAACGGGCCCGAAGAGGTCGACGGCAGTTTATCCTGGATCAGCTTGTCAAATTTGGACAGGCTCGATGAAACGAGTTAGACAGAGGAAAACGTTAAAATAAAGTTTCTACGTCCGCGTCGATTCGAACGCATGGGCGGCAGGATTCCTTCCTGTACCTGTTGAGTTCTAGAACTTCCCTCTTCGCCATCCTTCTATCGCGACGACCGTCTTTATCAAATGATTACAGTGTCTCGAATGGAAATCGATCGACGCAAAAAATTGCTCTATGGCGCAATCGGAGGGAACGTCCCCCGGGTTGACAGGAATTTTTGTCTCCCTGGGGAGCAACGACGAACCGACGAGACGGTAGCAGAACACCGACTGAACGTCGTCGAGGACAGACACTGGGGTATGTGCACAGGATCTAGAATTCCGCAGGCGTGCGCCTTGAAAGCGTTTTAAAGCTCCCCAACTATTCGGCCGGTTTGGATAAGATCGCATAACCGCATCCCCGCGGACGTGCAATTAACGTCACATTACGAGATCCTTGATTCTTGCGATCACCCGACAACGCGAAACTCCTCGAAACTCGCGTTAAACTGCTTTCTGTTGTGGCGAACGATGATCGTTCGGTTCCGTGGATCCATAGGGAAAAATCATTTGGAATTCGATCGATAGCCGCGGTGTAATCCTGCGTCCAGCGGTCTcgtcaattgaaaatttcaaatgtcacgATATTAGCCAT
The sequence above is drawn from the Lasioglossum baleicum chromosome 8, iyLasBale1, whole genome shotgun sequence genome and encodes:
- the LOC143211281 gene encoding uncharacterized protein LOC143211281; translation: MECVDSSSNYPRCVYEADSTGMEIDRAPTDKDSFYCTFFRQSKFKPSNAHSLSSDTYTDSDSEPDDPHIVQPIEKSSRKFLRASEQSVIDKNKSRSPKPCDAPRVRFCAPVCTNPAPRKRWIREGTGCGPAKLPRVIKRNTCLKKNCPEIRQHSAMSEKQGPEFARVIPEKFPEPTGDAIRNCESAIEDRIVRNKRLLKSIEEMIRTMNETKMTTESKPCIEPSNKVAKTNLIDEIIDRERGKRFRAIPNDMEQVLVHRPFFQSSKLEKHLDQSMQRAMTKYRTCWKWGEQGSLKE
- the LOC143211265 gene encoding tubulin glycylase 3A-like isoform X1 gives rise to the protein MNANDEAPSNLELASPEKAEKNETEAVEEDPVEPEPRVVNDSGDATGDKGEETVQIPTELPPTLHERFMRIKEMVKDAIAAHHTFMIYGRARVIRECLLKRGWCEKFFRKNPTADHFTVNSSPVVMLAGIGDLKDHQSERQLISRMLSNHTVDFLWNTGSEWPGWPSQDNKTTIFNRYCRAGFTSKVGLCSNVRQMHWYYEAGVANTLFPRCYNLCQGDQMHAFIEDFRFTACLSLLKWLVDKINAEGENAVRSPTGTVPLKALEFAIKRCSDYISAQSHEDIDQETERVWAHQWDQFISWYYQIVHGQSLFIRNSVPFQKFFLAAKHILKKMRKYCPQMDMDGVMNVWIMKPGNKSRGRGITLLNKLEDVMAKMNPSNKTDTRYVVQKYIERPLLIHSTKFDIRQWFIVTCAQPLTLWIYKESYLRFCSQKFCLTNFHESIHLCNHAIQCKYTNCGDRDPALPSDNMWDATTFKEFLKYDPLRSFEVSKFELAIHRNFDRSQGHDKAWDEMIYPGMKQGLVGSLLASQEAMDRRKNSFELYGADFMVMEDFSVWLIEINSHPDMSYSSKVTTRLCRQVLEDTVKVVIDFREDKNAHTGEFELAYRQRMPSCQPYLGAALSLQGTRITSFEKKSNCCSQESKVSLSSKSPMTCLTKKKSTMHTQIGPVIVDLIEELEIQLDQEFYAYYKVDSPKFRQALPATAVPKPLKTTVLVDKQESTVKSAPTSVRPNAKTKSVVAVQNGRIMEQTSSSQRAPSRTPRKSRAFTGTTNNKIEGSPARQTLISKIMGFQKQPMKLTPKSDKPAKGNQEKMIKSVVRDAIKKYKKSAALAANPSDVPALPSLQSTNKANEVATGKNKNRSVVPKKHVHQRKNKVLTDITDMYAVGLRLTK
- the LOC143211265 gene encoding tubulin glycylase 3A-like isoform X2; this encodes MNANDEAPSNLELASPEKAEKNETEAVEEDPVEPEPRVVNDSGDATGDKGEETVQIPTELPPTLHERFMRIKEMVKDAIAAHHTFMIYGRARVIRECLLKRGWCEKFFRKNPTADHFTVNSSPVVMLAGIGDLKDHQSERQLISRMLSNHTVDFLWNTGSEWPGWPSQDNKTTIFNRYCRAGFTSKVGLCSNVRQMHWYYEAGVANTLFPRCYNLCQGDQMHAFIEDFRFTACLSLLKWLVDKINAEGENAVRSPTGTVPLKALEFAIKRCSDYISAQSHEDIDQETERVWAHQWDQFISWYYQIVHGQSLFIRNSVPFQKFFLAAKHILKKMRKYCPQMDMDGVMNVWIMKPGNKSRGRGITLLNKLEDVMAKMNPSNKTDTRYVVQKYIERPLLIHSTKFDIRQWFIVTCAQPLTLWIYKESYLRFCSQKFCLTNFHESIHLCNHAIQCKYTNCGDRDPALPSDNMWDATTFKEFLKSQGHDKAWDEMIYPGMKQGLVGSLLASQEAMDRRKNSFELYGADFMVMEDFSVWLIEINSHPDMSYSSKVTTRLCRQVLEDTVKVVIDFREDKNAHTGEFELAYRQRMPSCQPYLGAALSLQGTRITSFEKKSNCCSQESKVSLSSKSPMTCLTKKKSTMHTQIGPVIVDLIEELEIQLDQEFYAYYKVDSPKFRQALPATAVPKPLKTTVLVDKQESTVKSAPTSVRPNAKTKSVVAVQNGRIMEQTSSSQRAPSRTPRKSRAFTGTTNNKIEGSPARQTLISKIMGFQKQPMKLTPKSDKPAKGNQEKMIKSVVRDAIKKYKKSAALAANPSDVPALPSLQSTNKANEVATGKNKNRSVVPKKHVHQRKNKVLTDITDMYAVGLRLTK
- the LOC143211265 gene encoding tubulin glycylase 3A-like isoform X3, which produces MHWYYEAGVANTLFPRCYNLCQGDQMHAFIEDFRFTACLSLLKWLVDKINAEGENAVRSPTGTVPLKALEFAIKRCSDYISAQSHEDIDQETERVWAHQWDQFISWYYQIVHGQSLFIRNSVPFQKFFLAAKHILKKMRKYCPQMDMDGVMNVWIMKPGNKSRGRGITLLNKLEDVMAKMNPSNKTDTRYVVQKYIERPLLIHSTKFDIRQWFIVTCAQPLTLWIYKESYLRFCSQKFCLTNFHESIHLCNHAIQCKYTNCGDRDPALPSDNMWDATTFKEFLKYDPLRSFEVSKFELAIHRNFDRSQGHDKAWDEMIYPGMKQGLVGSLLASQEAMDRRKNSFELYGADFMVMEDFSVWLIEINSHPDMSYSSKVTTRLCRQVLEDTVKVVIDFREDKNAHTGEFELAYRQRMPSCQPYLGAALSLQGTRITSFEKKSNCCSQESKVSLSSKSPMTCLTKKKSTMHTQIGPVIVDLIEELEIQLDQEFYAYYKVDSPKFRQALPATAVPKPLKTTVLVDKQESTVKSAPTSVRPNAKTKSVVAVQNGRIMEQTSSSQRAPSRTPRKSRAFTGTTNNKIEGSPARQTLISKIMGFQKQPMKLTPKSDKPAKGNQEKMIKSVVRDAIKKYKKSAALAANPSDVPALPSLQSTNKANEVATGKNKNRSVVPKKHVHQRKNKVLTDITDMYAVGLRLTK